A DNA window from Vigna unguiculata cultivar IT97K-499-35 chromosome 10, ASM411807v1, whole genome shotgun sequence contains the following coding sequences:
- the LOC114166321 gene encoding NAC domain-containing protein 43, which yields MPENMSISVNGQSQVPPGFRFHPTEEELLQYYLRKKVSYEKIDLDVIRDVDLNKLEPWDIQEKCKIGTTPQNDWYFFSHKDKKYPTGTRTNRATAAGFWKATGRDKVIYSNGKRIGMRKTLVFYKGRAPHGQKSDWIMHEYRLDDNTTSDTNIVSNVMGDGGQEEGWVVCRIFKKKNNLKTLDSPLGSGEGRRSQLFESCDEGALEQILQQMGRGCKEESSYEGSYSYGRLGRGYETGVNNDRFMKLPSLESPKSTSMESQQNNLNSSSNCNNGDNNNEQNNNGYHPIIPADMGTDNEGSFATHQVSGGDPNMVHPMEPSSGGGGLTNWAALDRLVASQLNGQTEASRHFACFNDPTLAYCTPHHDLPLPTLRSSSNPSSTPTLTRPSPTPAYINPAHDFASEIDLWNFTRSTSEPLCHVSNTSL from the exons ATGCCGGAAAACATGAGCATATCTGTCAATGGACAATCTCAAGTCCCACCTGGCTTCAGGTTCCACCCCACCGAGGAGGAGCTTCTTCAGTACTACCTCAGGAAGAAGGTCTCTTACGAGAAGATTGACCTCGATGTTATTCGTGATGTTGATCTCAACAAGCTCGAGCCATGGGATATTCAAG aGAAATGCAAAATAGGAACCACTCCGCAGAATGATTGGTACTTCTTCAGCCACAAAGACAAGAAGTACCCCACAGGAACCCGCACCAACCGCGCCACCGCTGCCGGATTCTGGAAGGCCACCGGCCGCGACAAAGTCATTTACAGCAACGGAAAGAGGATTGGAATGAGAAAGACTCTGGTTTTCTACAAAGGAAGAGCCCCACATGGCCAGAAATCTGACTGGATCATGCACGAATACAGACTCGACGACAACACCACCAGCGACACCAATATC GTGTCGAATGTGATGGGGGACGGTGGTCAGGAGGAAGGGTGGGTGGTGTGTAGGATATTCAAGAAGAAGAACAACCTGAAAACCCTAGACAGCCCCTTAGGTTCGGGAGAAGGTAGAAGGAGCCAGTTGTTCGAGTCGTGCGACGAGGGGGCTTTGGAGCAAATACTTCAGCAAATGGGGAGGGGTTGCAAGGAAGAGAGCAGCTACGAGGGGAGCTACAGCTATGGAAGGTTGGGGAGGGGTTACGAGACAGGTGTGAACAACGACAGGTTCATGAAGCTGCCGAGCCTAGAGAGCCCAAAATCCACAAGCATGGAGAGTCAGCAGAACAACCTCAACAGCAGCAGCAACTGTAATAATGGTGATAATAACAACGAGCAGAACAATAATGGGTACCATCCCATTATTCCAGCAGACATGGGGACGGACAATGAAGGGTCATTCGCAACCCACCAGGTGAGTGGTGGTGACCCCAACATGGTTCACCCAATGGAGCCATCTTCAGGTGGAGGAGGCCTCACCAACTGGGCTGCGCTGGACCGTTTGGTTGCCTCTCAGCTCAACGGCCAAACCGAAGCCTCTAGGCACTTCGCATGCTTCAACGACCCCACCCTCGCCTACTGCACCCCCCACCATGATCTCCCATTGCCCACCCTCCGATCATCATCAAATCCCTCATCAACCCCCACCCTCACCAGACCCTCCCCTACACCCGCATACATCAACCCCGCACACGACTTCGCCAGCGAGATTGACCTCTGGAACTTCACCCGCTCCACCTCCGAACCTCTCTGCCACGTCTCCAACACCTCACTCTAG